Genomic DNA from Urocitellus parryii isolate mUroPar1 chromosome 5, mUroPar1.hap1, whole genome shotgun sequence:
AGCATCCACCAAGAAAGACAAGAGGGTGAGCATTTCAGAGGTGTTAAAGAGTGGAGCTGTGGGTGTCCTAGGAAATAATGATAATCAGGGGACTGGAGACACCAAGACACTGATTTTGTTTTAGGTAGGAAACCCAGAGAACTTGCTGGTTATAAAAACTCAGCAGAAAGCAATCAGATGTTACAGAAGGCAGGCTCATATTactaaaagaaacattttgcCACCTATTCCATGCTGATCTCTGAAGTGACTCTCTCTTGTGGCACGTGAATAATTTAGAGGCTCTATTTTCAGCTTACATTGCATAGAACCATCTGGATAAAGGCTGTGACTACCGTTGGCAAGGGATATGCAGAGTGTttacactttcttctttctttctacttttatatgttttcttctgattCGGAAACcagtaaatgaaaaagaaaatctggcTATTTGGAGTAAATTAATGTGCTCCTAGAGGAGATGGCACTGTCAGAGTCTGCTTGTACCAGGAACTCTTAGCATCGATGTCAAGCTGCTGCTGCAAAGGTAGCAGAGGACCAAAGAGTGAGCGCCTTCTGCCATTCACCTTCACAACATAGTGTGACCCATCTGCCAGTGTATTGTGGCATCATCAACCCTATTCTTCCGCTTGTCCATACCAGTCAACAAGCCAGGGAGACATAAAACAGCACCTGGGTCTTGAACCAACATGTTGTTTTCATTAGGATTGAAATCACAGAATCCTTTATTAGGCCACTTATTGTCTGCTTATGAGAATAAGCAGGTGCTGATGATAATTCAGTGCTTATTTTGATCCcagatgctttttatttcataaaatgttgGCTGTGTCTGGTACCTGGTTGAAGCCCAGTGGCTTAAAGAGAACAGCTTTGAGTATTTGGGGAAAGTCATCTAgttgagggagagggaggggatggAGAGCTGATTGTGGCCATCAACAATATTCTCACTCCCATTATACCTATTTACTCTGTGCCTGAGCCTAACTCTTTGCTTGTCACCTTTCCAGTGGGAGAAGTTGCAGATGACGGCCAGCGAGCGCAGGAAGATCACATACTCAGTGATGTTTCATGTCATCGCCATCACCTGTGTAGTCTGGTCCTTATATGTGCTCATCGACCGTACTGCTGAGGAGATCAAGCAGGGGCAGGGAACAGGTAAGAGCTCAGCCTGAAAAGTAAGTGCTGCACACAAGCCTTGGAGAACATGCTGGGTCTTGAGGTCAGAATGTTGTTCCAGCCCTACTGTGAGCATCTGGATTTGGGATGTGGGGCATAAATAGGAGGCACAAAGCATTCTTTTTGGATGTTTCTCAGGCTAGTTTAAAACCCAGTCAGAAAAAATGGAATAATGGAGTGTGAGATGAGAGGACAGGATAAAAGATggtggatgttctcttccacctaTTCCCCACTTTTGAGGAAGGAAGATTTGATGAGTGAAGAATCCATTGGTTATGAGAAGTTCAAAAGCTGTGTTCTATTTACTTCAGATGTTAAATTTGAACTCTATTGAGAGGCTAATTGAATTTTTCCCTTCCAGGAATCCTAGAGTGGCCCTTTTGGACTAAATTGGTGGTAGTGGCCATTGGCTTCACTGGAGGACTTCTTTTTATGTACATTCAATGTAAAGTATACCTGCAATTGTGGAAGAGACTCAAGGCTTATAATAGAGTGATCTATGTTCAAAACTGTCcagaaacaagcaaaaagaatatttttgaaaaatctgcacTAACAGAGcccagttttgaaaataaagatggACATGGAGTCTGTTATTCGGACACAAACTCTTCTTCTTGCACAGAGCCTGAAGACACTGGAGCAGAAATCATTCACGTCTGATGGTGTGGAGGGTATTGTTTTTGTGGACATCTATGAAGAGCTAAAGGAATTTGTTTACTGCCAATTGTGTACCTTTCTAAGTCCTTTAAATAGTATAGACTTGGCAGGTGACCATTGCCTCTCTTTTTTGAACCCTTCTTGACAAATCTCCTGGAAAGCCCTCCTGTGTGTCAGGCATGGGTGAATCCCACTTCTGCCTGGCCATTCTATATGATTTAAAgggaggaggagaccccatgCAGCCATCATGGGGAGCTGGCTGAGTTCTGAATCAAGATCTTGAGAAGAATGAGGTAATACAATGCCAAACCAGAAGGGAGAGCAGGAGCAGAAGTGGGGGACAGCCCTGATAATGAAGCTGTCCCTGTCCCAGAGCCAAGCATTGGGAATGTCTGGCAGTAATGAGAGAATTCCCTTCTCACTAAAGAGGGCTGAGGAGATGGAATGGAAATAGTCTTTATAGGCAATAACTCCCACCCTCCTTCTACTGATGCTGCCACATTGGCCCTTAAGCAGATGAAGCTGTGGTGCCGTGTCTCTGGTGGTGCATGATTTACTGAGCAAACAGCACTTTACAGAAGAGAGTATTTTGTAATATGTGTCTAGTGGGAATGACACTTAAAATTGGGTGTTGCATTTAGAAACCTCTTGTTATCtcttttacataaaaatagatCTGAAACCTTTTTTGCCTTATATATTCTAACAAATGTGGCGTCCTCTTTAAGTCTGAAAACACTTATGACTTGACAAGAGGGAAGACCAGGTCTGAGACTTTGTCGTAACAGAGTTCATGGGAACTCATGGATGCTAAAAGTCAGGTTGCATATTTCCTATAGTTTTGAGCCTGTTTTATGACAAGTCCTTATTTTTCATAGGCCTGCCCTGTACATATCTTTCTTTGTCTACACTGAAAAAGAAGGGTTTTGAGATACAAATGGAAGGAAAGGAAGTACTTAGAACAAAACtgagtatttaaaaaatgattaccaATAGATTTCTCCAGTTTGGTGCCGGCTTTATGCTGAAAGAGCAGACACATATTGTCTAGTCTGGATGTGTGTGCTGTAGGTGCTCCTGTCACCTGTCTGATGTGCTGGCTCCTGCTGGGGAAGTTCCATGGAGCCATTGCTAAGAGCCGAAAGGCAGGTGACTGGCTCTGGGAGGAAGGCCAGGTGTGAGCAGCAAAGTGCATGGGCCACTATGTTACTGCTTCCCAGCCAACATCCACCCATCATTGCCTTAACCAGACCGAACAGACAGGATCCTTTAGGAGCCCTTGGCCCTGCAATTGGTCTGTTCTATCATCAGGGATTACCTTTTGAACCATTTTTCATAAGACAGACAAAACCAAATTCAACACTATCAAATGACCTTTGTCCCCCTAAAACGTCTGCTTATAATTCTGTTCTTGAAGCCCAGTTTCATAGTGCTAGGCAAATAGTCAACTCTGGGAGTTGGCCAGGACATGAGTGCTCAGATGTTCAACCAGGGAATTGTCATCCAGCTGCTAGCACCTGCAGAGCCTCCTGAAATGGGGCAGGGTGATACCTGGGGAGTCCTGCCTGGAGTCTCCCTGAGCCTTAGGTGCCTCAACTGACCTGTTAGAAGGATTAAGCAGTGGTGTGGGGAGATATCTCAGTgattagagcacttgcctagaatattTGAggacctgagtttgatccctagtcCTGCACATcccctacccccccccaaaaaaagataaagcaaATACAAATATTCAGAGTAGAAACCCTGCAACTGGTATTGAAGGTTGGGAAGAGGATACAGGGTCTCTGTTCCCTGGGTGAGAGATCCTGGGAGTAAGCCTTCTCTTGCTGTTTCTGTGTCTTGCTGACTGGGATCACAGTTCTGGTCTGTGGAGTTGCCTCACCATGACCTTCCTCTCATTGTCCAGAGAACTGAACTGAGGTCAGTCTGCCCTCTCTTGTCTCCCAGGCCATATCTAGTCCATGCCTGTGCCCACTGTGCCCCAAAGTGCAATTACCCACATCCCTTCTCAGTCTGCAGACACCAGGCGCTGTAGACTACCCGCCAGAGGAGCTGAACCTCAGCTCAGCCCTACCCATGCCCCTTAGGAAAGGTCCCTGGTCGTATATACCTGTCCTTTCTATCCTCCAACCATGGATGagtgataaaatgaaaacaaggatAGATTTTTAAGTGTGAATCCCTCTCCTTCATAGAACCCCATGTGCTGAACTTGAAAAGCGCTGAGGGTTTATGTAGTGAGGAAAGTGTGTTTAGGTAGGGATAGTTCTAACACCTGTGTTCTGGCAGGCCAATGAAGCTGACTTAGCAAGGATATGTGTGCTTCCCTCTAGTGGGGATTCTAGGTCTTACTAACCTCCTGTGGTCTGTACATTTACCCCTCAGTGCTTTAGAGGGACTATTTATCCCCAGTTTTGCCTTATTTTTCACCAGTCTTTATGGGAAGATGGCACTTGgccaaaccaaacagaaatcttggctGAGGTCTCAGGGCCAGGAGGACTGTTACTTGTGGGCTGGgtaagggagaaaaggaaaacagtctCAGGGGTATCACTGGCCAGCTCTCTCTCTGACTTGGCTTTTACTCCTTATAAGTCATGATACCACTGGTGGGCTTCTGACTTTGGCTACCAGCAGTAATTCAGATATTGTGCCCACATTTATTGCAAGAATTTCCTGGAAATGCTGTCAAAGATCTCTTACCCCAGTCCTatctcccccatttttttttctttttttttttttttttttgctttaatgtACTCTTCAATCACATAGACATAGTTACCAAATCTGTTTGTGCTTTGTTTGGTCTCAGACATGAAGTCCTCAGACAGTGGGGTGGTTCAGAAGCCTGGGGTGATGCTTGCGATTTGGGCTTACTGTACAGCCCTGATAGTGGACTGCAGAGATAGGTCTAGCAGGATGAATATCCACATgctatggatgtggctgtgtACAAAAAGCACATTTGAAATACTGCCCCTTTGGAATCTGCTTTTACATACAAAAACTTCTTTCTCTAGCCCAAGGAAAGACAGAGacataaggaaataaaagcatttgtctttgttttggaaGTAAAATTGTTCAAATTGTGCAGCTGATTGGTGAACATTTAGATGCAATGTTTATAGAAAGTTGATTGTtaataaaaaccaaatttacACTGGTATGTGTGATGTAGTTTCTAAAAAGGCATTCCACATTTCAACCTTTTCTTAGAAAACTTATAGTAATCTAAATGTCTGATTTTGTatctttttgtgtatgtttactatttctcagtttgtttttttcagaacttGTAAATGTTCTTTCATATCCTATATTCCCCCCTCCCAGTTCATCTTAGatcttttttaaattcattgattatTGTAacaatcaacttttaaaattcttggcATTTTCTCCATGttgatatcattttttatttggacATGATTTATTGACATACCTTCCATTATATTATTATTCCTGTTGAAAATGTAAATAGCTCAAAGTAACATCTCTTAAAATGATTACTCATACAGAAGTTCAGAAATTTGTTAAATTCTTCTGAGGAGATAGTGATACAGCTGGAAAAAGTTCATCTGGTTCATTTCTGTCTGTGGGTTGAGGTGATTGTGTAGAGACCAGTTTGTAGCATGGGGTGCATGGAGCCTTGTGCCCATCCTGAGCTAATCAGGGAATTGAAGACTATGAATTTCTAGGCTTAAAATATGGTTATTTCATCTCCTCCATTTTGATATCTATGGGTCCAGTGATTGGAGCATTAGGAACTTTTGGAGGCACTTTGTTTTCTCAGCTTTCAGTATTGATATTTGTGCATTTGCTGGGAGGGATATCTCTTTTCCTGTTGGGTGAGGGTCTTTTTAGTgagcttctttctctttattatatGATTCAAGCTTGGTGAATATCTGAGTTAGAATTCCCATTCAAAATGATCACAATGCCATGATCAATTCCTCTTCTTTGAGAGAAGATAATCATCACTAGTAACTCTTCCCAATTCAGGGCAAACCATATACTAATAAACCATAAATACTTAAAATGTCCTTTGTATCCTGCCAGTCCAAAATGGGAGTAATACTCTAGGCtgaaaaattagttattaaagGAAGTAAAATGACCATTAAATTATATAGGGCATGAAcagtaaaagaggaaaaagtaaaatgaaagggGTGGTAGTGATATAAATAGATAAtgtgaggaggaagaaaatgtatcaatgagaaagaagaagatttaaagaataattccaataaacacattaaaaatgtttaaaaacatataaaattggaataaagTATGCAATATAAAATAATGGAGGAAAACCTCTCAAATCAACATAGAAGTCAATaccaatgaataaaaaaaaaactattgagtctaaaataaaattatttcttggtTAGCTGTTTGAAATGGAGAGATTTCCTACAAAGCCGTCTAGTTTGGATATGTTAGGTTTTTGGAGGTGTAGTAAATGCCCATGCCTTCTCCTCTTGTCCTCTTAAGTTTCTCTGGGTGTGGAAGTAGCAACTATTCCAGCTATCTCTGTGCTAGGTTGGAgaggtttatttttagttttttccccaTCTACCTCAGCTTTCTGCTTCAAAAACAGCATAGAACTTAGGTCTTGGAAGCTATCCACACAGACCTAGTTCTGCCTGCCTCTGGTGTAAACCTAGGTGGGTCCCTCAGTTCCTTGGTATGTCTAGGGAGACTTAATATCTCTGGAGAGTCCACACAATGACTTCTGATTGTCTGTGGCCTAGCAACCAGGTCTTTCCCTGTGCAGTACTGTAgccttgtgtgtcttcctgtagAAATGCTGTGTGCACCAGGGTTATCAAAGTAGGTATGAGCTTAACCATGTAGTATTTGGTGTGTGGGACTGGAGGCCCATGCAGAGTCATGGGATGGCAGCTGGAGTTCATGGTAAGGTGTGACTTTTGTGAATTAAGCTAGATTCCTGCAACCTTGCTATAGTTGattattctagaaatttttttggttgtttcttttggattttctataTGGATGATCATGGCACCTTATTAAAAAACCactattatttcttccttcctattctgtatgctttttatttccttttattgtcATACTGAATTAAGTAGGACTTTGTAACTTTTTCAGCATTGTtttatgaaaattctttttttcagtaatttcttGTTGGTacagtatatgtgtatataatggtGGAAttccttgttacatatttgtgcatgcacacaacataaccaTACAATGTGGCCAATATTATTCCCCAATATTTaccctttcccttctcccctccctccctctagtGTCATTACTCTACACATCTccctttaggataaataccaggAAATGTATAGCTAGGTCATATAGAGGTTCCATAGCTAATCTTTTGAGAATTCTCCGCATTGACTTCCatagtggttgtgctaatttgcaATACCACCAACAGCATAAAAGTATTAttcttcacatcctctccagcatttactattgtttgtattcttgatggctgccaacATTGTACCTTCAATCCATATGAATATATTTCCTCTAACAGTTTAAAGTGTTATTCTCTATGTCTTTGTCTTCCTACTCCTAGTATATACTTGCTTCTCTATGCCCTATTCCTCTCACACTGTCTCCCATTATTTCAAATACTCCCATCagcctttttctcctttttacctCAGTCtgttactttccttttttttctttttctcactctcttacccaatctttcttcttccccctttCAGCCCTCATATAATTTTATAGCAATTTTACTATGACTAATTAATTCTTAAACCTGTTTCAGAACCATACTGTGAGTTTACACTTAGATTAGAGGAACTGTGGAGAATAATATCAACaagtttttttactttttgaaagatTGAATAGTATGTGGCTTGGCTCTGAAGTGATTGTAGTAAATAGGGTTCAGTGTCATCTCTCAAAGTAGACCCGATACTGAAATTAACAGAGGCGACACACTAGGTTAAATTGTCAATATCTGGATATTCATCTAACCCAGGGACTCATAAGAGAAAGAAACTCACAAAGCTGTCCCTTAAAAAGAAGCAGCTGTACAGTTCAGCTCACAATAGCTATATTATTaaaccaaactagatgccttgcaacagatgaatgaataaagaaaaagtgatacacaaacacacacaggaatattactcagctatagagaaaaatgaaattatggcatttgctggtaaatatctggaactggagactatcatgctgaatgaaataatccagtccctccaaaccaaaggctgaatgttctctcatATGCGGATGCTAACAAATAATAAGGGGAGTagatagggaagaatagaaatactttggcttagacaaagggaaacaaagtaaagggagggaggatgggaataggaaagacagtagaatgaattgagcATAACTTTCCTAAGCTCAtttttgaatacatgaccagtgtaactccatatcatgtacaaccataagaaagggaagttatattccatgtatgtataatatgtcaaaatacatctactgtcatgtataactaaaaagaacaagtaaaaaattaaaaaaagaagctatagggctggggatgtggctcaagcagtagcgcgctcgcctggcatgcgtgccacctgggttcaatcgccagcaccacataccaacaaagatgttgtgtccgctgaaaactaaaaaataaatattaaaaaattctctctctctctctctctctctctctctctctctctctctctctctctctcttaaaaaaaagaagctataacCTCCCAATAAATGGGTAGACatacaagcaatatgaaaaagcaatGTAACAAATCACCTCAGGCAGCCTGTAACATTCAATAACTGACTCCATACATTGCACTGTGGAAGAAAGGTTATAGAAAGAAGTTAGACAATTtgtagttaaaatgttcagtAAGCTAAAAGAAGACATAATGAGTGAAATTAGAGAATATATACAGGAAGTGAGAGATCacatagagattctgaaaaagaaccaaatcaaaatccttaaaatgaaataagtccaattaaaaattcaatggaaagcatcacgaatagattagaccactttgaagaTAGATTTTCAACCTTGAAGACCAAGTATATGATCTTAAAAttaaccataaagaaaagatgttaagataccatgaccagaatattcaagaaatatgggatgacattaagagaacaaatttaagaatcactgagGTAGGTGAAGActctgaaaaatataaactaaaggGATGTACaatgttttcaatgaaataatattagaaaaatttctaaactttAAGAATGAGATGGAACTCAAATTTGAGAGGTTTAtaggactccaaatatacaaTTTTCTATAGATCCACTCCAAGGCACATTaatatgaaaatgcctaacacatAGAGATAGAATCCTAAAagccacagaagaaaaaaatgactggtTACATTTAGTGGTAAACCATCTGGctttcaactgatttctcaactcagaccctATAAGCCAAGAGGGCTTGGAATAATGCAtacaaagctctgaaagaaaatgaagaccaaCCAAGAttactgtacccagcaaaattaagcttcaaaattgaaaaagaaagaaaaaccttccatgacaaacaaactgaaagaattcAAAACCAGAAGCCTGCTccacaaaacatactcaatgaaatatttcaggaagaagaaatgaagacttGTCTCATTTTAATGTAAAGATTTGCTTCTAATTTCTACAGGTAGTCTTCTTCACAATCATACTGTGTAGTTGCTATTGTTGCTCTTATAaaagttttcagaaattttattttctttgcaatgaAATTTCACTTTGATATCATGTGTTCCCTTTGTTTTTCAAACTCCAAGGTTTTCATTTGTTCCCTTCTCTCTTATCCTGGGAATCCATCCTGGAGACCTTACCACCAGCTATTTGGACTTTGAATACTTTTACTACTCTTAATTACTTAAAGAAATATCTTTATGATTTTCATAACTTATTGCTGATTTTAGTGGGTTGTGAATTTCAGtcctgtagtttttattttataaagacaaCCATATTTAGCAGTGCAGTTGAGTTCTGTGTTAATGTTAGACTCTTTTGTGAGTAGCACTTTAACAGCatttagttcttttatttatgGAGCGTACTATCTTGGGTTGTACACAAAGCCTCAGCATATATATACTTATTGTTCTTGTGCTCTTCTGATGCTtccaaaaatatcttttcattgattagtaaaaataaatgaagaataaaaattaaaaccagaaggATGCattacactagaagaatagtcaattaaaGACAACCAAATCTGAATTAAACtcgaaataaatcaaaatggcaggaaataacaaatcatttatttatgtataacaTTGGatttaatttgtctaaattcTTCAATCAAAATACAAAGACAGTATGgatattcctaaaaaaaaattagaaatgagacCACGCTATGATTCAGCTAtctcacttctcagtttataccccaaagacctaattagaatcagcatactttagtgatgcagccacatcatattttatagcagtacaattcacgatagtcaagctatggaaccact
This window encodes:
- the Marchf8 gene encoding E3 ubiquitin-protein ligase MARCHF8 isoform X1; the protein is MSMPLHQISAIPSQDATSARVYRSKTKEKEREEQNEKTLGHSMSHSSNISKAGSSPSASAPVSAFSRTSVTPSNQDICRICHCEGDDESPLITPCHCTGSLHFVHQACLQQWIKSSDTRCCELCKYEFIMETKLKPLRKWEKLQMTASERRKITYSVMFHVIAITCVVWSLYVLIDRTAEEIKQGQGTGILEWPFWTKLVVVAIGFTGGLLFMYIQCKVYLQLWKRLKAYNRVIYVQNCPETSKKNIFEKSALTEPSFENKDGHGVCYSDTNSSSCTEPEDTGAEIIHV
- the Marchf8 gene encoding E3 ubiquitin-protein ligase MARCHF8 isoform X2; this encodes MSLQAGSSPSASAPVSAFSRTSVTPSNQDICRICHCEGDDESPLITPCHCTGSLHFVHQACLQQWIKSSDTRCCELCKYEFIMETKLKPLRKWEKLQMTASERRKITYSVMFHVIAITCVVWSLYVLIDRTAEEIKQGQGTGILEWPFWTKLVVVAIGFTGGLLFMYIQCKVYLQLWKRLKAYNRVIYVQNCPETSKKNIFEKSALTEPSFENKDGHGVCYSDTNSSSCTEPEDTGAEIIHV